One Symphalangus syndactylus isolate Jambi chromosome 9, NHGRI_mSymSyn1-v2.1_pri, whole genome shotgun sequence DNA segment encodes these proteins:
- the SPATA31G1 gene encoding spermatogenesis-associated protein 31G1 isoform X1, giving the protein MEWLLEDLLGAKGDMGLLWGQLTHALACRHCGSSCFQSLGNLVTLFLFMVWQIRRWWQLGRLRQLYPWCSGNMVQGKDLPLLHHVAFLDHLCKQKSEVEEEGEEEEEEREDEASLDPLKPCSPTKEAPPTGEQATPAPPQPSCGSEGLLKAIGIPEQTVMEPVSASRSFPIFQILTNFPVRHKIASGNHRQQRKSQLFWGLPSLHSESLEAIFLSSGGPSPLKLSVCSSVFFNKLAFLPRSNLLLPQYHSSAQFSTHEAHTMEDLEGMALDPQLLPPPSSPSVSSLPLHLRPFPVDHKGVLSGAEAPTQSPGTSPLEVLPGYETHLETTGHKKMPQAFEPLMLPPCQSPASLSELKKVSPEGGLAVSKDFLGTMGYREKPQASESSMPVPCPPLDSLPELQGESSLEDPTRYKPQWECRENSGNLWAFESPVLDLNPGLSGTSPECVPPASETPWKGMQSRENIWVPADPVSPPSLPSVPLLESLVMGPQGVLSESKALWETMGQKENLWASDSPDPVHSAPPTSLMEPHRINPGEGLTTSEATWKDTEHSRNSWASRSPSLALSPPPALAPEPLRVRSMGVLSDSEARCGDIQKRKNSWASKHPACNLPLDLHEASPLGVLSDSQSIVGEMEQKENCVPVFPGGGFSPSSNSVSKSHISEPIADQSNYKPDGEAVEQRKNHWATELPAPSSLSTPLPEPHTDLELVRRNVQQREVPQGPSPPAVDPLHPVPWPPTLAEAVKIERTHPGLPKGEACPGVKAEAPLSQRWTAPELLTHPGIHAWQWSRELKLRLKKLRQSPASRAPGPSQSFCSSPILSSTIPDSWGLPSCPPQQIYPPNPCPHSLSSHPQKVQGTVPQPVQSSHCHHSQSSSQLQPQESGRAEQGSQRGEKMKGKMVSQVPSQGPCVHMQAGVNYPSPGPGEPSTSKVLVSGKRKDKASASSSAKKREHPRKPKAGDHRGGTARLGLSTVTGKNHTAQARSLAEAPVSTFPQRSQHRGQSSQHTALPQLLLPKALGPQDQPEAGRRASDILTPRHCNHCPWAHMEKHLSPPTLKASLTRGLQKVLAKCLGNNRPLPTKSSQ; this is encoded by the exons ATGGAATGGCTGCTGGAGGACCTGCTTGGGGCTAAGGGGGATATGGGGCTTCTCTGGGGCCAACTGACCCATGCCCTAGCCTGCAGACACTGCGGCAGCAGCTGCTTCCAGAGTCTAGGAAATCTGGTGACACTATTCTTATTCATGGTTTGGCAGATTCGGAGATGGTGGCAGCTTGGGAGGTTGCGACAGCTTTATCCCTGGTGCTCTGGGAATATGGTGCAAGGCAAG GACCTACCACTTCTGCACCATGTGGCCTTCCTTGATCACCTGTGTAAGCAGAAATCAGAAgtggaggaagaaggggaagaagaggaggaagagagggaagacgAGGCATCTCTGGATCCACTGAAGCCATGTTCTCCTACCAAAGAAGCTCCTCCCACTGGAGAGCAAGCCactccagccccaccccagccatCCTGTGGTTCTGAGGGCCTCCTCAAGGCTATAGGCATACCAGAGCAAACAGTCATGGAGCCCGTGAGCGCTTCCAGATCCTTCCCCATTTTCCAGATTCTGACCAACTTTCCTGTGAGGCACAAGATAGCATCAGGGAACCACCGGCAGCAGAGAAAAAGCCAGCTCTTCTGGGGTCTCCCCTCTCTGCACAGCGAGTCCTTGGAGGCCatcttcctgagctcaggtggcCCCTCTCCTCTGAAGTTGTCTGTTTGTTCTTCTGTCTTCTTCAACAAGCTTGCCTTCCTACCTAGGTCCAACCTGTTGCTTCCCCAGTATCACTCCTCAGCCCAGTTTTCTACCCATGAGGCCCATACTATGGAAGATCTAGAAGGGATGGCCCTCGATCCTCAGCTGCTTCCACCTCCATCTTCTCCTTCTGTCTCATCACTACCCCTCCATCTGAGGCCCTTCCCTGTGGACCACAAGGGAGTTTTATCTGGCGCTGAGGCACCCACACAGTCCCCTGGAACTAGCCCCCTGGAAGTTCTCCCTGGATATGAGACTCATTTGGAAACCACAGGACACAAAAAGATGCCCCAAGCTTTTGAGCCTCTGATGCTACCCCCCTGCCAATCCCCAGCTTCTCTGTCAGAACTCAAAAAAGTTAGCCCTGAAGGAGGACTTGCTGTATCTAAGGACTTCTTGGGAACCATGGGATACAGAGAGAAACCTCAGGCCTCTGAGTCTTCAATGCCAGTCCCTTGCCCTCCCCTAGACTCCCTGCCAGAACTCCAGGGAGAGAGTTCCCTGGAAGATCCAACCAGATATAAGCCCCAGTGGGAATGCAGAGAAAACTCAGGAAACCTCTGGGCTTTTGAGTCTCCGGTCTTGGACCTCAATCCAGGGCTCTCTGGAACCAGCCCTGAATGTGTCCCACCAGCATCTGAGACACCATGGAAGGGCATGCAGagtagagaaaatatttgggTCCCTGCAGACCCAGTTTCACCTCCCAGCCTTCCCTCAGTCCCTCTCCTGGAGTCTCTAGTAATGGGCCCCCAGGGAGTCCTGTCTGAATCCAAAGCTTTATGGGAGACCATGGGGCAGAAAGAGAACCTCTGGGCATCTGATTCCCCAGACCCTGTTCATAGCGCACCTCCAACCTCCCTTATGGAACCACACAGAATCAATCCTGGGGAAGGCCTCACTACATCAGAAGCTACATGGAAGGACACTGAGCATTCCAGGAATTCCTGGGCTTCTAGGTCTCCATCTCTGGCCCTCAGCCCACCCCCAGCTCTTGCACCGGAGCCGCTCAGAGTTAGATCCATGGGGGTCCTGTCTGATTCTGAAGCTAGATGTGGAGACatacaaaagagaaagaactcCTGGGCCTCTAAGCACCCAGCTTGTAACTTACCCCTAGACCTGCATGAAGCCAGCCCTCTGGGAGTCTTGTCTGATTCTCAGTCTATTGTAGGGGAAAtggagcaaaaagaaaactgtgtTCCTGTGTTCCCAGGTGGGGGCTTCAGCCCATCCTCAAACTCTGTTTCAAAGTCCCACATAAGTGAGCCTATCGCAGACCAAAGCAACTATAAGCCTGACGGGGAGGCAGTGGAGCAAAGAAAGAACCACTGGGCCACTGAGCTCCCAGCCCCCAGCTCACTCTCTACTCCTCTACCAGAGCCACACACTGACCTTGAACTTGTACGGAGAAATGTGCAACAAAGAGAAGTTCCCCAAGGCCCCAGCCCTCCAGCAGTGGATCCCCTACACCCAGTACCCTGGCCTCCCACCCTAGCTGAAGCTGTGAAGATTGAACGCACTCATCCTGGTCTACCCAAGGGAGAGGCATGCCCAGGGGTTAAGGCAGAGGCCCCACTCTCCCAGAGATGGACTGCCCCAGAGTTGCTCACCCATCCTGGGATCCATGCctggcagtggagtagagagctGAAACTCAGGCTGAAGAAACTGCGGCAGAGCCCTGCCTCCAGAGCCCCTGGCCCAAGTCAATCATTTTGCAGCTCCCCTATTCTGAGCTCCACAATTCCAGACTCCTGGGGACTCCCTTCCTGCCCACCACAGCAGATTTATCCCCCCAATCCATGCCCCCACTCTTTAAGTTCTCATCCTCAAAAAGTTCAGGGCACAGTACCTCAGCCTGTCCAGTCCTCCCACTGTCATCACTCCCAATCCTCTTCCCAGCTTCAGCCACAGGAGTCTGGCAGGGCAGAACAAGGGTCTCAGAGAGGGGAGAAAATGAAGGGGAAGATGGTGAGCCAGGTCCCATCCCAAGGGCCATGTGTACACATGCAGGCTGGTGTGAACTATCCATCTCCAGGCCCAGGAGAACCCTCAACCTCTAAGGTTCTGGtctcaggcaagagaaaggacAAGGCTTCAGCCTCATCCTCAGCCAAAAAGAGAGAGCACCCTAGAAAACCCAAAGCAGGAGACCACAGAGGAGGGACTGCAAGGTTGGGGTTATCCACGGTCACAGGGAAGAACCACACTGCCCAGGCCAGAAGCCTAGCAGAGGCCCCTGTAAGCACATTTCCCCAAAGGTCTCAACACAGGGGCCAGAGCTCTCAACACACTGCTCTTCCCCAGCTGCTTCTCCCCAAAGCTTTGGGTCCCCAGGATCAGCCAGAGGCAGGGCGGAGAGCAAGTGACATCCTGACCCCTCGCCACTGTAACCACTGTCCTTGGGCCCACATGGAGAAGCATCTCTCCCCCCCTACCCTCAAGGCTTCCCTTACCAGGGGTTTGCAAAAGGTGTTAGCCAAATGCCTGGGTAACAATCGACCCCTACCCACCAAATCTAGTCAGTAG